The Congregibacter litoralis KT71 genome contains a region encoding:
- a CDS encoding response regulator transcription factor: MTNAPVSTAHPSPDGVSPTPVPRILVVEDDEDIARLIVMHLEDLNADLLHCDQGDKALQLALSNAWDLIVLDLRLPGMGGLDICRQLRERGNITPILMLTAKSSELDRVLGLELGADDYLSKPFSPLELTARAKALLRRTRMNRHQENAELEQNGAAEPLKLGPFCICDRTHRVTMHGDRIELTSREFDLLLHFARQPGRVFRRSELLDEVWGYGHDGYEHTVNTHINRLRGKIETDPGNPQYVNTVWGVGYRFQVEP; encoded by the coding sequence ATGACCAACGCACCAGTATCCACCGCCCACCCGAGTCCCGACGGTGTCAGCCCCACCCCCGTTCCTCGCATTCTCGTTGTTGAGGATGACGAAGACATCGCCCGCCTCATTGTCATGCATCTGGAAGACCTGAATGCCGACTTACTCCACTGCGATCAAGGCGACAAAGCCTTGCAGTTAGCACTCAGCAACGCCTGGGATCTCATTGTCCTGGACTTACGACTTCCGGGTATGGGTGGTCTGGATATCTGTCGCCAGTTACGCGAGCGCGGAAACATCACCCCGATTCTCATGTTGACCGCAAAATCCAGCGAGCTTGATCGCGTTCTGGGCCTGGAGCTAGGTGCGGATGACTATCTGAGCAAGCCCTTTAGTCCACTTGAACTCACCGCGAGGGCTAAGGCGCTCCTTCGCCGCACGCGCATGAACCGGCATCAAGAGAATGCGGAGTTGGAGCAGAACGGTGCTGCTGAGCCTTTGAAGTTAGGCCCCTTTTGCATCTGCGACCGAACCCACCGGGTCACCATGCACGGCGATCGCATAGAACTCACTTCCCGAGAATTCGACCTTCTCTTGCACTTTGCCCGACAGCCCGGACGCGTCTTTCGTCGCTCGGAGCTCTTGGATGAAGTTTGGGGATACGGGCACGACGGTTACGAGCACACGGTAAACACCCACATAAATCGCCTTCGCGGAAAGATCGAAACAGACCCGGGAAACCCACAGTACGTAAATACCGTCTGGGGTGTGGGATATCGTTTTCAGGTGGAGCCATGA